One region of Metallosphaera sedula DSM 5348 genomic DNA includes:
- the cdvB1/B2 gene encoding cell division protein CdvB1/B2 yields MTSKVEDFVRNWNGRQEVGIGERVKNAFKPKQPLKYKLVTANYKLRTTINRLEVYISKMQERDRVLFERVISAQMAKDNARASMYANEIAEIRKMTKQIMGVQIALEQVQLRLETVTEVADVFNNLIPVIGVVRELKNAIKGVMPEISMELAEVEEGLQEVIIEAGDFTGTSVEQAATSPEARKILQEASMIAEQRMKENFPDLPALVTTTQKAENGNGSK; encoded by the coding sequence ATGACCAGTAAAGTAGAGGATTTCGTGAGGAACTGGAATGGAAGACAGGAAGTTGGTATCGGAGAGAGAGTTAAGAATGCCTTCAAGCCCAAGCAACCCCTGAAGTACAAGCTGGTCACTGCAAATTACAAGCTAAGGACCACAATTAACAGGCTAGAAGTGTATATCTCGAAGATGCAGGAGAGAGACAGAGTTCTGTTTGAAAGAGTTATCTCGGCGCAAATGGCTAAGGACAACGCTAGAGCCTCTATGTATGCCAATGAGATAGCTGAGATTAGAAAGATGACTAAGCAAATAATGGGTGTACAGATCGCCCTTGAACAGGTTCAGCTCAGGTTGGAGACAGTGACTGAGGTTGCCGATGTGTTTAACAACCTTATCCCAGTGATTGGCGTAGTTAGGGAGCTCAAGAACGCAATAAAGGGAGTGATGCCTGAGATCAGCATGGAGCTGGCGGAAGTAGAGGAAGGATTGCAGGAAGTGATAATTGAGGCGGGAGACTTCACTGGAACAAGTGTGGAGCAGGCCGCTACGAGTCCAGAGGCAAGGAAGATATTGCAGGAAGCTAGCATGATAGCTGAGCAGAGAATGAAGGAGAACTTCCCTGACCTTCCTGCCTTGGTCACCACAACTCAGAAGGCAGAGAACGGGAACGGTTCTAAATAA